One Thermoanaerobacter pseudethanolicus ATCC 33223 DNA window includes the following coding sequences:
- a CDS encoding IS30 family transposase yields the protein MVHNNDTTKKRSFKHLSSYERGEIYALLKEGRSIRYIAKKLNRSPSTISREIKRGTTTQLRSDLSSYTSYFPETGQAIYEKNRSNCGAKFKVAKAEDFLKYAENKILNEKWSPDAVVGYCKKDPSWNNKTIVCTKTLYNYIDRGLLKVKNIDLPLKLRLKPRKKQNRKNKRIMGKSIDFRPKEVESREVFGHWEIDTLIGKKSNDKVLLTLIERKTRHEIIFLLDAKDNKSVKDALSKLKDMFGDNLSKVFKTITSDNGTEFSDLESALLEYGVEVYYTHPYSSWERATNERHNGLIRRFIPKGKSIKDLSIDTIKRVENWLNNLPRKLLNYKTPKEYFYEELAKIC from the coding sequence ATGGTTCATAATAATGATACCACAAAAAAGCGTTCTTTTAAACACTTAAGTAGCTATGAACGAGGAGAAATCTATGCATTACTCAAAGAAGGAAGAAGTATTCGGTATATTGCTAAAAAACTTAATCGATCTCCAAGCACTATAAGCCGTGAAATTAAACGTGGAACTACTACACAACTTAGAAGTGATTTATCTTCTTATACAAGCTATTTTCCTGAAACCGGTCAAGCTATCTACGAAAAAAATCGCTCAAATTGCGGAGCTAAATTTAAAGTAGCTAAAGCAGAAGATTTTTTGAAATATGCTGAAAATAAAATATTAAATGAAAAATGGTCACCAGATGCAGTTGTAGGCTATTGTAAAAAAGACCCAAGCTGGAATAATAAAACTATTGTTTGTACTAAAACACTGTACAACTATATAGATAGAGGATTATTAAAAGTTAAAAACATTGATTTACCTTTAAAACTACGTTTAAAACCAAGAAAGAAACAAAATCGTAAAAATAAACGTATTATGGGTAAAAGTATTGATTTTAGGCCTAAAGAAGTTGAAAGCCGTGAAGTTTTTGGGCATTGGGAAATAGATACGTTAATTGGCAAGAAATCTAATGACAAGGTCCTTTTAACATTAATAGAGCGTAAGACTCGCCATGAAATAATATTCTTATTAGATGCAAAAGACAATAAATCTGTTAAAGATGCATTATCAAAATTAAAAGATATGTTTGGTGACAATTTAAGCAAGGTCTTTAAAACAATAACATCTGATAATGGTACAGAGTTTAGTGATTTAGAAAGTGCTCTTTTAGAATATGGCGTAGAAGTATATTATACACATCCATATTCATCTTGGGAAAGAGCTACAAATGAACGACATAACGGTCTTATACGACGTTTCATCCCTAAAGGTAAAAGTATTAAAGATTTATCTATAGATACGATAAAGAGAGTAGAAAACTGGCTTAATAACCTTCCACGAAAATTGTTAAATTACAAAACGCCTAAGGAATACTTTTATGAAGAGCTGGCAAAAATCTGTTAA
- a CDS encoding iron-containing alcohol dehydrogenase, producing MWETKINPTRIFELRCKNTTYFGVGSIKKIEDILEVLKHKGIDNVIFVTGKNSYKVSGAWDVIEPALNTLGFKYSLYDKVGPNPTVDMVDEAAKFGRETGAKAVIGIGGGSPIDTAKSVAVLLEYTDKNARELYELKFTPEKAAPIIAINLTHGTGTEVDRFAVATIPEKNYKPAIAYECLYPMYAIDDPALMIKLDKKQTIAVTIDALNHVTEAATTLVTSPYSILLAKEAVRLIVRYLPVAVNDPENLVARYYLLYASAIAGISFDNGLLHLTHALEHPLSAGKPEIAHGLGLGAILPAVVKTIYPAVAEVLADIYSPIVPGLKGLPAEAEYVAKKVEEWLFNVGCTQKLSDFGFTKDDVPTLVKLAKTTPSLDGLLSIAPVEATETVIAKIYEESLNPIS from the coding sequence ATGTGGGAAACTAAAATAAATCCCACCAGGATTTTTGAACTTCGGTGCAAGAATACAACTTATTTTGGAGTAGGTAGTATAAAGAAGATAGAAGACATTCTAGAAGTTCTAAAACATAAGGGTATCGATAATGTCATTTTTGTAACCGGAAAGAATTCATACAAAGTTAGTGGAGCTTGGGATGTGATAGAACCGGCTCTAAATACACTCGGCTTTAAATATTCACTTTATGACAAGGTCGGACCTAATCCTACTGTTGATATGGTCGATGAAGCGGCCAAATTCGGCCGGGAAACTGGGGCGAAGGCTGTTATTGGCATTGGTGGTGGAAGCCCTATAGATACTGCAAAAAGTGTGGCTGTACTGTTAGAATATACTGATAAAAATGCAAGAGAACTTTATGAACTGAAATTCACGCCCGAAAAAGCTGCTCCTATTATAGCTATAAATCTTACTCATGGTACTGGTACGGAAGTAGACCGATTTGCAGTAGCTACAATTCCAGAAAAAAATTATAAGCCTGCAATAGCTTATGAGTGCCTCTATCCTATGTATGCTATAGATGATCCTGCTCTCATGATAAAGCTTGATAAAAAACAGACAATAGCTGTTACTATAGATGCTTTAAATCACGTTACCGAAGCTGCCACTACTCTTGTGACATCACCTTACAGTATTCTATTGGCGAAAGAGGCAGTGAGGTTGATAGTTCGTTACCTCCCTGTTGCTGTAAATGACCCTGAAAACCTTGTGGCTAGATATTATTTGCTTTATGCTTCTGCTATAGCTGGTATTTCTTTTGACAATGGTCTCTTGCACCTTACTCATGCACTGGAGCACCCACTAAGTGCAGGAAAACCTGAGATTGCCCACGGTCTTGGGCTTGGTGCTATACTGCCTGCAGTGGTAAAGACTATTTATCCTGCTGTTGCAGAGGTGTTAGCTGACATATACAGCCCTATCGTGCCTGGACTAAAAGGACTGCCTGCTGAAGCAGAATATGTAGCTAAAAAAGTCGAAGAATGGCTCTTCAATGTAGGATGTACTCAAAAACTTTCAGACTTTGGATTTACAAAAGATGATGTTCCAACCCTAGTAAAGCTTGCTAAAACGACACCTTCTCTCGATGGATTACTTTCTATTGCACCAGTGGAAGCCACTGAAACTGTTATTGCCAAGATTTATGAAGAATCTCTTAACCCAATCTCTTAA
- a CDS encoding [Fe-Fe] hydrogenase large subunit C-terminal domain-containing protein, with protein MDVISVSKANCKNCYRCVRHCPVKAIKVVGGQAEVVDSLCIYCGRCVIECPQNAKKIRNDLHAVKEFINAGEKVVASIAPSYPAVFDVTSPQEMFSILKALGFYGAEETAVGAEMVSMEYQHLIKKGQKGPIITTACPVVKNLVEKYYPGLIRNLAPVVSPMVAHARSLKQRYGLDIKVVFIGPCIAKKAEALDRSVLGNVDAVLTFQELADWIDEKASAVAGVDFGERENVLEPFIARSYPLPGGLLKTSSMEDDLLSREVVVVDGMEDCMELLDALERGSVSGRLFEMMACRGGCINGPSMPCDSSLYERRERLLSFIENNQQQQGYEDIKASAAGIDLRRSFEPKAFKAPRPTESEIREILASIGKTTPEKELNCGACGYPSCRKKAEAVYRGMAEPDMCIPYMRSRAESLANLIIDHTPNGIILVDSNLNIKEINRAAEKMFGVEKEQVQGKPLSTVIDDRDFAWVLANKTNLQDKKVNYPRNFLTTLQTICYIEEEDLVLAIIQDITEQEKQRMELERVREETLEKAQEVINRQMCVAQEIAGLLGETTAESKMLLLKLIELVKGREEEK; from the coding sequence TTGGATGTAATCAGTGTATCTAAGGCAAACTGCAAAAATTGCTACCGGTGCGTTAGGCATTGTCCTGTCAAAGCTATAAAAGTAGTCGGCGGTCAGGCGGAAGTTGTGGATAGCTTATGTATATACTGTGGAAGGTGTGTCATCGAATGCCCCCAGAATGCCAAGAAAATACGGAACGACCTACATGCAGTAAAAGAATTCATAAATGCCGGTGAAAAGGTTGTAGCCTCCATAGCTCCTTCTTACCCTGCTGTCTTTGACGTAACTTCTCCTCAGGAGATGTTTTCCATACTGAAGGCCCTAGGGTTTTATGGAGCTGAGGAAACAGCGGTGGGAGCTGAAATGGTATCTATGGAGTACCAGCATTTGATCAAAAAGGGGCAGAAGGGTCCCATTATAACCACGGCTTGCCCGGTTGTAAAAAATCTGGTAGAGAAATATTATCCAGGACTTATAAGGAATCTAGCTCCGGTGGTTTCCCCGATGGTTGCTCATGCAAGGTCATTGAAGCAAAGATATGGGTTGGACATTAAAGTTGTTTTTATAGGTCCCTGCATTGCCAAAAAAGCTGAAGCCCTAGATAGAAGCGTTTTAGGGAACGTAGATGCAGTACTAACTTTTCAAGAATTGGCCGATTGGATAGATGAGAAAGCTTCCGCGGTAGCTGGAGTAGACTTTGGAGAGCGAGAAAATGTATTAGAACCTTTTATTGCTAGGAGTTATCCCTTGCCAGGGGGGCTTTTAAAGACTTCTTCAATGGAGGATGACCTTTTGTCCCGAGAGGTCGTAGTCGTAGACGGCATGGAGGACTGCATGGAACTTTTAGATGCCCTGGAGCGCGGAAGCGTAAGCGGCCGGCTCTTTGAGATGATGGCGTGCAGGGGCGGCTGTATCAATGGGCCCTCGATGCCGTGTGACAGTTCCCTTTATGAAAGAAGGGAAAGGTTGCTTTCATTTATAGAAAATAATCAACAGCAGCAGGGATATGAGGATATAAAGGCTTCTGCGGCGGGTATTGACCTCAGGAGGTCTTTCGAGCCGAAGGCCTTTAAAGCGCCTAGGCCAACCGAATCAGAGATAAGAGAAATACTGGCTTCAATAGGCAAAACGACTCCAGAAAAGGAACTGAACTGCGGGGCATGCGGATATCCTTCCTGCCGCAAAAAAGCCGAGGCCGTCTACCGGGGAATGGCGGAGCCGGACATGTGTATCCCCTACATGAGGTCCAGGGCCGAATCTCTGGCCAACCTGATCATAGACCACACCCCGAACGGCATCATTTTGGTAGACAGTAATTTGAATATAAAGGAAATAAACAGAGCGGCGGAAAAAATGTTCGGTGTTGAAAAGGAACAGGTCCAGGGGAAGCCCCTTTCCACCGTCATCGACGACAGGGATTTTGCCTGGGTACTGGCCAATAAAACTAACCTGCAGGATAAAAAGGTGAACTATCCCCGGAATTTTTTAACTACCCTCCAGACTATATGCTATATCGAGGAAGAGGACCTGGTACTGGCGATTATTCAGGATATTACCGAACAGGAAAAGCAGAGGATGGAACTGGAAAGGGTGAGAGAGGAGACCCTGGAGAAGGCCCAGGAAGTAATAAACAGGCAGATGTGCGTGGCCCAGGAAATAGCGGGACTACTTGGAGAGACGACGGCGGAGAGCAAGATGCTGCTCCTTAAGCTTATAGAACTGGTTAAAGGCAGGGAAGAAGAAAAGTGA
- a CDS encoding PP2C family protein-serine/threonine phosphatase: MKVFAEVFTKSLTKKGEELCGDSVEVMQSEDGIIAVMADGLGSGVKASILSTLTVRIASTMIKNRASIEEVVRTLINTLPVCRVRQLAYSTFSILEINDDGEGRLFEFDNPPVIYIRDGRVLKLPYRELRVEERRILEYRFEAFPGDKIFLVSDGVIHAGVGGVLNLGWQWPNVAEYLQRLDRSGCFVSEMVDQLIKTCSHLYSGNPGDDTTVVGVGLRKSELITVLVGPPEDRSKDTEVVKKLIDSEGKKVVCGGTTANIVSRETGRKVVTNMDYADPAIPPVGSIEGIDLVTEGLITLSRCVEILRNFVNTYSFSPHFLDDIRKKKDGASMLADLLVNRSTHIRFLVGRAVNPAHRNAYLPEGVSDKLKIVEELAQILKKCGKRVYIELY, encoded by the coding sequence GTGAAGGTCTTTGCTGAAGTGTTCACCAAAAGCCTTACCAAAAAAGGAGAAGAGCTGTGCGGGGACAGCGTTGAGGTTATGCAATCCGAAGACGGCATAATTGCCGTAATGGCCGATGGCCTGGGGAGCGGGGTAAAGGCCAGTATACTTTCCACTCTTACCGTAAGGATTGCTTCTACCATGATAAAAAACAGAGCTTCCATAGAAGAAGTGGTCAGGACCCTGATTAATACTCTCCCAGTGTGCCGCGTCCGGCAGCTTGCTTACTCCACTTTTTCCATTCTCGAGATTAACGATGACGGAGAGGGAAGGCTTTTTGAATTTGATAATCCACCTGTGATCTACATCCGGGACGGAAGGGTTCTTAAGCTACCTTACAGGGAACTGAGGGTGGAAGAGAGGAGGATTCTGGAGTACCGGTTTGAAGCCTTTCCGGGGGATAAAATATTCCTGGTAAGCGACGGAGTCATTCACGCAGGGGTGGGAGGTGTCCTGAACCTGGGATGGCAGTGGCCTAATGTGGCCGAATACCTGCAGAGGCTTGACAGAAGTGGATGCTTCGTGTCGGAAATGGTGGACCAGCTGATCAAAACGTGTAGCCACCTTTATTCCGGTAATCCGGGGGACGATACCACGGTCGTGGGAGTAGGTTTAAGAAAGTCGGAGCTGATCACGGTACTAGTTGGGCCCCCTGAAGATAGGTCAAAGGATACAGAAGTCGTGAAAAAACTTATCGACAGCGAAGGCAAAAAGGTGGTCTGTGGAGGTACTACTGCAAATATTGTTTCTAGGGAAACTGGAAGGAAAGTAGTCACAAATATGGACTATGCCGACCCGGCTATACCTCCCGTCGGTAGCATAGAGGGAATAGACCTCGTAACCGAAGGTTTGATAACTTTAAGCAGGTGTGTCGAGATACTGAGAAATTTTGTAAACACGTATTCCTTTTCTCCCCACTTCTTGGACGATATAAGGAAAAAGAAAGACGGAGCTTCAATGCTGGCAGACCTGCTTGTCAATCGCTCCACCCACATCCGATTTCTGGTGGGGCGAGCGGTCAATCCCGCCCACCGGAATGCATACCTGCCGGAAGGCGTAAGCGACAAGCTCAAGATAGTAGAGGAACTGGCCCAAATCCTGAAAAAATGCGGCAAGAGGGTGTATATAGAGCTTTATTAG
- the argC gene encoding N-acetyl-gamma-glutamyl-phosphate reductase produces the protein MVKVGIFGATGYTGVELIRILSKHEKVEIKYLSSQSYNTKAISDVYSSLIGFCDKVLEEVDFQKAMSECDVIFTALPSGHASKIAREAVKKGVKVIDLGADFRFDDYSVYKEWYSGDYEDYGDIKRVYGIPEIYRDDIKEAQVVGNPGCYPTSVILGLMPLLKNGIIEGNIIVDSKSGVSGAGHNPSYNNMYAECNENIKAYNVAKHRHIPEMEQELSKIFGEKVSVVFTPHLAPMTRGILSTMYCKLKKDMDVNTVYNIYTDFYKNEYFVKVLKPGNYPATKNVYGSNFCHIGFEVDKHTNTLIVMSAIDNLVKGASGQAVQNMNIMFGIEENTALDIVPIYP, from the coding sequence ATGGTGAAGGTAGGAATATTTGGGGCAACGGGTTATACAGGGGTCGAACTTATAAGAATACTTTCAAAGCATGAAAAAGTAGAGATAAAATATCTTTCTTCTCAAAGTTATAATACCAAAGCAATTTCGGATGTTTATTCATCCCTCATTGGTTTTTGCGACAAAGTGTTGGAAGAGGTAGACTTCCAAAAGGCAATGTCAGAGTGCGATGTCATATTTACGGCTTTGCCTTCAGGTCATGCTTCAAAAATCGCCAGAGAAGCTGTAAAAAAAGGAGTAAAGGTGATTGACTTAGGAGCTGACTTTAGATTTGACGATTATTCTGTCTATAAAGAATGGTATAGTGGAGATTATGAGGATTATGGAGATATTAAAAGAGTATATGGTATCCCTGAAATTTATAGAGATGACATAAAAGAGGCTCAAGTTGTAGGAAATCCTGGATGTTATCCTACAAGTGTTATATTAGGGCTTATGCCTCTTTTGAAAAATGGCATAATAGAGGGGAATATAATTGTTGATTCAAAGTCAGGAGTATCAGGGGCAGGTCACAATCCCTCCTATAACAATATGTATGCAGAATGCAATGAAAACATAAAAGCGTATAATGTTGCAAAACACCGACATATTCCAGAGATGGAGCAAGAGCTTTCAAAAATTTTTGGTGAAAAAGTGTCAGTTGTGTTTACACCCCACCTTGCGCCAATGACAAGAGGAATTTTAAGTACTATGTATTGCAAACTAAAAAAAGATATGGATGTAAACACTGTTTATAATATTTATACTGATTTTTATAAAAATGAGTATTTTGTAAAAGTGCTAAAACCAGGCAATTACCCTGCAACAAAAAATGTGTATGGGTCGAATTTTTGTCACATAGGGTTTGAAGTTGATAAGCATACTAATACTTTAATAGTTATGTCTGCCATTGATAATCTCGTTAAAGGGGCCTCAGGCCAGGCAGTGCAAAATATGAATATTATGTTTGGAATAGAGGAAAATACAGCACTTGATATTGTTCCAATATATCCATAG
- the argJ gene encoding bifunctional glutamate N-acetyltransferase/amino-acid acetyltransferase ArgJ, with translation MEKLEILEGSIELPKGFLASGIFAGIKKRKKDVALIYSEKVANASAVFTTNKVKAAPVILDMERIKKGVAQAIVINSGNANACTGEKGFEDAVNMAKKVSQLLKIDEENVLVCSTGVIGVPLPMEKVLKGIEAAAENLSTEGGYQAAEAIMTTDTFLKGVTAKFVIEGKIVTMTGFAKGSGMIHPNMATMLSFVLTDANITKTALNKAFKETVDKTYNMISVDGDMSTNDTAIILANGEAQNKTIEEGTHEFDIFYRALEHVNKILAKLIVKDGEGATKFMEVNIVNAKTEKDARLAAKSIVNSNLVKTAIFGEDANWGRILAAVGYSGADFDASRVDIYLKSMKGEIKVCENGGYIFFDEALAKEILKEKEITVTVDMKAGEYSGTAWGCDLSYDYVKINGSYRT, from the coding sequence ATGGAAAAATTGGAGATTTTAGAAGGAAGCATTGAACTGCCGAAAGGCTTTTTAGCTTCGGGAATCTTTGCCGGGATTAAGAAAAGAAAAAAAGATGTCGCACTCATATATTCTGAAAAAGTGGCAAATGCATCAGCTGTATTTACAACGAATAAAGTTAAAGCGGCACCAGTCATTCTTGATATGGAAAGAATAAAAAAAGGAGTAGCACAGGCGATTGTTATAAACAGTGGCAATGCCAATGCCTGCACAGGAGAAAAAGGTTTTGAGGATGCGGTTAACATGGCAAAAAAAGTGTCACAACTTCTTAAAATAGATGAAGAAAATGTGCTGGTATGTTCGACAGGAGTGATTGGTGTACCTCTTCCTATGGAAAAAGTTTTAAAAGGGATTGAGGCTGCGGCAGAAAATCTTTCAACCGAGGGTGGGTACCAAGCGGCTGAAGCTATAATGACAACAGATACTTTTTTAAAAGGTGTGACAGCCAAGTTTGTAATAGAAGGTAAAATTGTTACAATGACAGGGTTTGCAAAAGGCTCAGGTATGATACATCCAAATATGGCCACAATGCTTTCTTTTGTACTTACAGACGCGAATATAACTAAAACTGCATTAAACAAAGCTTTTAAAGAAACTGTAGACAAAACTTATAACATGATTTCTGTTGATGGAGATATGAGCACAAATGATACAGCGATAATACTTGCAAATGGGGAAGCGCAAAACAAAACAATAGAAGAGGGGACTCATGAATTTGATATATTTTATAGAGCCTTAGAGCATGTGAATAAAATTCTTGCAAAACTTATTGTGAAGGATGGGGAAGGAGCAACTAAGTTCATGGAAGTAAATATTGTAAATGCAAAAACTGAAAAAGATGCAAGATTAGCTGCAAAGTCTATTGTAAACTCAAATCTTGTAAAGACAGCTATATTCGGTGAAGATGCCAACTGGGGAAGGATTCTCGCGGCAGTGGGATATTCAGGAGCAGATTTTGACGCAAGTAGAGTTGACATATATTTAAAAAGCATGAAAGGAGAAATTAAAGTTTGTGAAAACGGAGGTTACATCTTTTTTGATGAGGCTTTAGCCAAAGAAATTTTAAAAGAAAAAGAGATTACTGTAACCGTAGATATGAAGGCCGGGGAATATAGCGGAACTGCATGGGGGTGCGACTTAAGCTATGACTATGTAAAAATTAACGGGAGTTATAGAACATGA
- the argB gene encoding acetylglutamate kinase, producing MIRRQKYGDEIAKAQVLIEALPYIKKFSGKTVVIKYGGSAMLDCNLKRMVMQDIVLMKFVGLNPIVVHGGGPEINKMLERLGIESKFVNGLRVTDEATMEIVEMVLTGRINKEIVSLINELGGQAIGVSGKDGRLLKAEKDTSNGDIGYVGKIVDVNIDVITMMLEKGYIPVIAPTSFGDDGKTYNVNADTAAGKIAEALKAEKLILLTDVEGILSNINDKSSLISRMDLEHAKEFMNSGRINGGMIPKLECCIKAVENGVKRAHIIDGRLTHSLLLEIFTDEGIGTMIGKECFDDDNL from the coding sequence ATGATTAGAAGGCAAAAATATGGCGACGAAATCGCAAAAGCCCAGGTTTTAATAGAAGCACTCCCATACATTAAAAAGTTCTCCGGCAAGACAGTTGTAATAAAATACGGTGGAAGTGCAATGTTAGACTGCAATTTAAAAAGAATGGTGATGCAGGACATTGTATTGATGAAATTTGTAGGATTAAATCCTATAGTTGTACATGGCGGTGGACCAGAAATAAATAAGATGCTGGAGAGGCTAGGTATAGAATCAAAGTTTGTAAATGGCTTGAGGGTTACCGACGAGGCCACGATGGAGATTGTTGAAATGGTGCTGACAGGTCGTATCAACAAAGAAATTGTATCCTTGATCAATGAACTAGGGGGCCAGGCGATTGGCGTAAGCGGGAAAGATGGGAGACTTTTAAAGGCGGAAAAAGACACCTCAAACGGCGACATAGGATACGTAGGAAAAATTGTAGATGTAAACATAGATGTAATAACAATGATGCTGGAAAAAGGATATATACCTGTTATTGCACCGACATCTTTCGGAGATGACGGCAAAACATACAATGTGAATGCAGATACTGCCGCGGGGAAAATTGCAGAAGCATTAAAGGCTGAAAAGCTAATTTTACTTACAGATGTCGAAGGAATTCTATCAAATATAAACGATAAAAGCAGCCTAATATCCCGAATGGACTTAGAGCATGCAAAAGAATTTATGAATTCGGGACGCATAAACGGTGGGATGATACCAAAACTTGAATGTTGCATAAAAGCTGTTGAAAATGGTGTAAAAAGAGCTCACATCATTGACGGAAGGCTTACACATTCACTACTTCTTGAAATTTTTACTGATGAAGGCATAGGTACTATGATAGGAAAGGAATGTTTTGACGATGATAACCTTTGA
- a CDS encoding acetylornithine transaminase, protein MITFEDKKYLMNTYSRYPITLVEGKGTKVWDDKGNVYLDFIAGIAVNSLGHCHPALVNALKNQSEKLIHCSNLYWNENQIELAKIIAENSFGGKVFFANSGAEANEGAIKLARKYASLKHGDKRHKVISAKNSFHGRTFGALTATGQEKYHKGFGPLLSGFKYVPFNDIDALYEAIDDEVCAIMLEVVQGEGGIHEATPEYIKAVREICDENDILFIIDEVQTGIGRTGKLFGYEHYGITPDIMTLAKGLGGGFPIGAIVAKEDKSVFSPGDHASTFGGNPLACAAGIAVMKEITKEGFLDSVAQKGEYFKGKLESLKEKHSVIKEVRGKGLMIGCEMDMEEASDIVTKAMGKGLLINCISHNVLRFVPPLTVTEEEIDTAIIILDDVFCEMGF, encoded by the coding sequence ATGATAACCTTTGAGGATAAGAAATATCTAATGAATACTTATAGCAGATACCCTATTACCTTGGTAGAGGGAAAAGGGACAAAAGTATGGGATGACAAAGGAAATGTCTATCTGGATTTTATTGCAGGTATTGCAGTAAATTCACTGGGGCACTGTCATCCAGCATTAGTTAATGCTCTAAAGAATCAATCTGAAAAACTTATACACTGTTCTAATCTTTATTGGAATGAGAATCAAATAGAACTTGCAAAGATAATTGCGGAAAATTCATTTGGAGGCAAAGTATTTTTTGCAAATAGTGGCGCAGAAGCAAATGAAGGTGCTATAAAACTTGCTAGAAAATATGCATCATTAAAGCACGGTGATAAAAGGCATAAGGTTATATCTGCCAAAAATTCTTTTCATGGAAGAACTTTTGGGGCATTGACAGCGACAGGCCAAGAAAAGTATCACAAGGGTTTTGGACCACTTCTTTCTGGTTTTAAATATGTACCTTTTAATGATATTGACGCTCTTTATGAAGCAATTGATGATGAAGTGTGTGCAATTATGCTGGAAGTAGTGCAAGGCGAAGGTGGTATCCATGAAGCTACACCGGAGTATATAAAGGCAGTAAGAGAAATATGTGACGAAAATGACATCCTCTTTATAATAGACGAAGTTCAGACAGGTATAGGAAGGACGGGAAAACTTTTTGGATATGAACATTACGGCATAACTCCTGACATTATGACTTTGGCAAAGGGATTGGGAGGAGGCTTCCCAATAGGAGCTATTGTCGCAAAAGAAGATAAATCAGTTTTTTCACCAGGAGACCATGCCTCCACATTTGGCGGAAATCCTTTAGCTTGTGCTGCAGGGATTGCGGTTATGAAAGAAATAACAAAGGAAGGTTTTCTAGATAGTGTGGCTCAAAAAGGTGAGTATTTCAAGGGAAAACTTGAAAGTTTAAAGGAGAAACACAGTGTCATAAAAGAGGTGAGAGGGAAAGGACTTATGATAGGCTGCGAAATGGATATGGAAGAGGCTTCGGATATTGTGACAAAGGCGATGGGAAAAGGCTTACTTATAAATTGTATCAGTCACAATGTCTTAAGGTTTGTTCCTCCTCTTACTGTGACAGAAGAGGAAATAGATACTGCAATAATAATACTGGATGATGTATTTTGTGAAATGGGGTTTTAG
- the carA gene encoding glutamine-hydrolyzing carbamoyl-phosphate synthase small subunit, which produces MKGYLKLEDGSIFEGKLISKNKKGYGEVVFTTGMTGYQEAITDPSYAGQIVVMTYPLIGNYGINKYDFQSEKPHIRGFVIREYCDKPSNFQSEKSLLSYLDEHNIPVLSGVDTRALTKKLRENGTMRGIITSNADDNIEFDQTNLLEEVSTKRSYRIAGIGPKLAFIDLGTKKSILKMLNSVGFDIYVFPYNASYDDVMQINPDAIFLSNGPGDPKDAVYAIELTKHFIGIKPVLGICLGHQIIALALGCNTVKMKFGHRGANQPVKDLLTNKDYITSQNHGYAVEEESIDKDKITVTHINLNDGTVEGIMHKFLPVFSVQYHPEACPGPRDSTDIFDKFMDIVMVYKRRSYFAEV; this is translated from the coding sequence ATGAAAGGTTATTTAAAGCTTGAGGATGGAAGCATATTTGAAGGCAAGTTAATAAGCAAAAACAAAAAAGGATATGGAGAAGTTGTTTTTACTACAGGGATGACAGGCTATCAAGAAGCTATAACGGATCCTTCCTATGCAGGCCAAATAGTTGTCATGACATATCCTTTAATAGGAAATTATGGTATTAACAAATACGACTTTCAATCAGAAAAACCTCATATAAGGGGGTTTGTGATACGGGAATATTGTGATAAGCCTAGTAATTTCCAGAGTGAGAAGTCGCTTTTGAGCTATCTTGATGAGCACAACATACCGGTATTATCAGGTGTTGATACAAGAGCTTTGACAAAAAAACTTAGAGAAAATGGAACTATGAGAGGAATTATAACTTCTAACGCTGACGACAACATAGAATTTGACCAAACAAATCTTTTAGAAGAAGTTTCTACAAAAAGGTCATACCGTATAGCGGGCATTGGTCCAAAACTTGCCTTTATTGACCTTGGCACAAAAAAGAGTATTTTAAAAATGCTAAATTCAGTTGGATTTGACATTTATGTGTTTCCTTACAATGCAAGTTATGATGATGTTATGCAAATAAATCCCGATGCAATATTTCTTTCAAATGGACCGGGTGACCCTAAAGATGCAGTTTATGCAATAGAACTTACTAAACACTTTATAGGTATAAAACCTGTGTTGGGGATATGCCTAGGTCATCAGATAATAGCGCTCGCTCTTGGATGCAATACAGTAAAAATGAAATTCGGCCACAGAGGTGCAAATCAACCTGTTAAAGATTTGCTGACAAATAAAGACTATATAACTTCTCAAAACCACGGATACGCTGTTGAAGAGGAATCAATAGATAAAGACAAGATAACTGTTACCCATATAAACTTAAACGATGGAACAGTAGAAGGCATTATGCATAAGTTTCTGCCAGTTTTTTCTGTACAATATCATCCTGAGGCATGTCCTGGACCCCGTGATTCAACAGATATTTTTGATAAATTCATGGATATAGTCATGGTTTACAAAAGGAGGTCTTATTTTGCCGAAGTATAA